Proteins co-encoded in one Brassica oleracea var. oleracea cultivar TO1000 chromosome C4, BOL, whole genome shotgun sequence genomic window:
- the LOC106338540 gene encoding putative F-box protein At3g58860 yields the protein MDLFNKLPDPVVSHILSFLPTTKEAASTSVLAKRWRNLFAFVPNLNLDGDSKTFMDFVDRVLALQGDIPIKEFSLNAKTGVDPDRVDRWICNVLRRGVTHLDLFVEFDEEFSLPYEISVSKTLVELKTGYGVDLYAWDDDMFLPNLKNLILVSVEFGRGQFQTLLPACPVLEGLMLLNMKWRDRNEILSSPSLKKLKISVAEGCIGTFSFDTPNLDFLDYDDFVAEDYPLVNMPNIVEAGINLELTPFRVRGARDNLVKLIHGIRNVKILYLTPVTFEILSLCCETMPVFENLTTLSIKSVMIQGWQAMPVLLRSCPRLESLYIGELLHSITDACGDVCVCLSKWNKGLSLMSCYVKKMRILGFRGTIREVHMIKHFLDHLPSLKEMEIVVEENEDTMFDIPKWLDIVGETLMHFNETSSCNVIFWMHAFLYRRLTRKWSPQV from the exons ATGGATCTCTTCAACAAGTTGCCGGACCCTGTTGTTTCTCACATCTTGTCCTTTCTTCCAACAACTAAGGAGGCTGCTTCCACATCTGTTCTTGCAAAAAGATGGCGTAATCTTTTTGCATTTGTCCCTAACCTCAATCTCGATGGAGATTCCAAGACTTTCATGGATTTTGTGGATAGGGTTTTGGCATTACAAGGTGATATTCCCATTAAGGAGTTCTCTCTCAATGCTAAAACCGGTGTTGATCCTGATCGTGTCGATCGTTGGATATGCAACGTGCTGCGACGCGGTGTTACTCACCTTGATCTATTCGTGGAGTTTGACGAGGAATTTTCTCTTCCTTATGAGATATCTGTTAGCAAGACGTTGGTTGAGCTGAAAACAGGATATGGAGTTGATCTTTACGCGTGGGACGATGACATGTTCTTACCAAATCTTAAGAATCTTATCCTTGTCTCAGTTGAGTTTGGTAGAGGTCAGTTTCAGACACTTCTTCCTGCTTGTCCTGTCCTCGAGGGATTAATGTTGCTTAATATGAAGTGGAGAGATAGAAACGAGATCTTGTCCAGTCCATCACTCAAGAAGCTTAAGATATCTGTCGCAGAAGGCTGTATAGGCACTTTCTCATTCGACACGCCGAATCTTGACTTCTTGGACTACGATGATTTTGTTGCTGAGGATTATCCATTGGTTAACATGCCAAACATAGTTGAGGCTGGGATCAATCTTGAACTAACTCCATTTAGAGTCCGTGGAGCAAGGGATAATCTGGTGAAGCTTATTCATGGCATTCGAAACGTGAAGATACTTTACTTAACTCCTGTAACTTTCGAG ATACTTTCTCTTTGCTGTGAAACGATGCCGGTTTTCGAAAACCTTACAACTTTGAGTATTAAGAGTGTTATGATTCAAGGATGGCAAGCAATGCCAGTTCTTCTAAGGAGTTGTCCACGTTTAGAGAGTCTATATATTGGG GAACTGTTACACTCTATAACGGATGCATGTGGGGATGTTTGTGTCTGCCTTTCAAAGTGGAACAAAGGATTGTCGCTCATGTCTTGTTATGTGAAGAAGATGAGGATTTTAGGGTTTAGAGGAACAATAAGAGAGGTGCACATGATAAAACATTTCTTGGATCATTTGCCAAGTTTGAAAGAGATGGAGATAGTTGTCGAAGAGAATGAAGATACAATGTTTGATATTCCTAAATGGTTAGATATTGTGGGGGAGACACTGATGCATTTCAACGAGACGTCGAGTTGCAATGTCATATTCTGGATGCATGCTTTCTTGTACCGGAGATTGACTCGGAAATGGAGTCCTCAAGTGTGA